One Natronomonas moolapensis 8.8.11 genomic region harbors:
- a CDS encoding class I SAM-dependent methyltransferase, giving the protein MKGQEWYQESDVAESYEDKRFSGGGRFIDRREKEAVLDALGPIEDKRILEVACGTGRFTVMLADRGADIVGMDISEAMLEQGRRKARSAGVDESLSFIQGDAGRLPFPDDHFDAVLAMRFFHLAPDPEGFIAEMRRVATEQVFFDTFKRYSARSTYNWALPMGSRLYSEREAKELVVGAGLELAGADHDFVLPYGFYRAIPGWVARPFRTADTAIRGTGLGERIATVSYWDARVPE; this is encoded by the coding sequence GTGAAGGGACAGGAGTGGTACCAGGAGAGTGACGTCGCGGAGTCCTACGAGGACAAGCGGTTCTCCGGCGGCGGACGGTTCATCGATCGCCGCGAGAAGGAGGCTGTCTTGGATGCCCTCGGCCCCATCGAGGACAAACGGATCCTCGAGGTGGCCTGCGGGACCGGCCGATTTACTGTCATGCTCGCCGACCGCGGTGCCGACATCGTCGGAATGGACATCTCCGAGGCGATGCTCGAACAGGGCCGACGAAAGGCCCGTTCGGCCGGTGTCGACGAATCGCTGTCGTTTATACAGGGCGACGCCGGGCGGTTGCCGTTCCCGGACGACCACTTCGACGCCGTGCTGGCGATGCGGTTTTTTCACCTCGCTCCCGACCCCGAGGGGTTCATCGCGGAGATGCGCCGTGTTGCGACGGAGCAGGTGTTTTTCGACACGTTCAAGCGCTACTCCGCTCGCTCGACGTATAACTGGGCGCTCCCGATGGGTTCGCGGCTGTACTCCGAACGGGAGGCCAAAGAGCTCGTCGTCGGTGCCGGCCTCGAACTCGCCGGAGCCGATCACGACTTCGTCCTTCCGTACGGGTTCTACCGGGCGATACCGGGCTGGGTCGCCCGCCCGTTCCGGACCGCGGATACGGCGATCCGCGGGACCGGCCTCGGCGAGCGGATCGCCACCGTCTCCTACTGGGACGCGCGCGTCCCCGAGTGA
- a CDS encoding MarR family transcriptional regulator yields the protein MSTTTEDRSRQAESPLSDPEFRETLRELPPSAKLVAKVLEDARPLSQGQLAEESLLPDRTVRYALNRLEEESLVESRYSFYDARKQVYFLVA from the coding sequence ATGAGCACCACCACGGAGGACCGCTCACGCCAGGCCGAATCGCCACTCTCGGATCCGGAGTTCCGCGAGACGCTCCGGGAGCTCCCACCCAGCGCGAAGCTGGTCGCGAAGGTACTCGAGGACGCGAGACCACTCTCGCAGGGGCAACTCGCCGAGGAGTCGCTGCTGCCGGATCGAACCGTCCGCTACGCGCTCAACCGTCTCGAGGAGGAGTCGCTCGTCGAGTCGCGGTACTCCTTCTACGACGCGCGAAAACAGGTCTACTTCCTCGTCGCGTAG
- a CDS encoding nicotinate phosphoribosyltransferase — MFDIVPEAAIAEGRATDAYFLRTEEALQYADRNPHVAVEVTADQFPTGGFELFAGVADAARLLEGRGVDADALPEGTLFDGGPVLRIEGPYLEFARLETSLLGFLSKPSAMATAALAARRAAPETSLLSFGARHVHPSIAGTVDRSALVGGFDGFSHVAAGDLMGREAAGTMPHALMLCFGPGNQEDAWRAFDEAVAPDVPRIALCDTFDDEVDEAVRAAELGFDSVRLDTTGSRRGDFRHIVRETRWKLDAAGHDDVDIFVSGGITPETIRELHDVADGFGVGSHITNADPVDFALDIVEVDGEATAKRGKLPGRKAVYRTPAGGHHVAAADADAPPGAESLFEPLVRDGEVVATLDIEAAAERAKADARRVGFGRAE, encoded by the coding sequence ATGTTCGACATCGTTCCGGAGGCCGCCATCGCGGAGGGGCGGGCGACGGACGCGTATTTCCTTCGGACGGAGGAGGCCTTACAATACGCCGACCGGAATCCACACGTCGCCGTCGAAGTGACCGCCGACCAGTTCCCCACGGGGGGGTTCGAGCTGTTCGCCGGGGTGGCCGACGCCGCTCGGCTCCTCGAGGGACGCGGCGTCGACGCCGACGCGCTCCCCGAAGGGACGCTGTTCGATGGCGGTCCTGTGCTGCGGATCGAAGGGCCGTACCTCGAGTTCGCGCGGCTCGAAACGTCGTTGCTCGGCTTCCTCTCGAAGCCCTCGGCGATGGCGACGGCTGCGCTTGCGGCCCGGCGGGCGGCCCCCGAGACGTCTCTTTTGAGTTTCGGGGCTCGTCACGTCCACCCCTCCATCGCGGGGACGGTCGACAGGAGCGCCCTCGTCGGGGGGTTCGACGGCTTCTCGCACGTCGCCGCCGGCGACCTGATGGGTCGCGAGGCCGCCGGGACGATGCCGCACGCGTTGATGCTCTGTTTCGGGCCGGGCAATCAAGAGGACGCCTGGCGCGCGTTCGACGAGGCCGTCGCACCCGACGTGCCCCGCATCGCGCTGTGTGACACCTTCGACGACGAAGTCGACGAGGCCGTCCGGGCCGCGGAGTTGGGCTTCGACAGCGTCCGGCTCGACACGACGGGGTCTCGCCGCGGGGACTTCAGACACATCGTCCGGGAGACCCGCTGGAAGCTCGATGCGGCCGGTCACGACGACGTCGACATCTTCGTCAGCGGCGGCATCACGCCGGAGACGATCCGGGAACTCCACGACGTCGCCGACGGCTTCGGCGTCGGAAGCCACATCACGAACGCCGACCCAGTCGATTTCGCCCTGGATATCGTCGAAGTCGACGGCGAAGCGACGGCCAAGCGGGGAAAGCTCCCGGGCCGGAAGGCGGTCTACCGGACGCCGGCGGGCGGCCACCACGTCGCGGCGGCCGACGCCGACGCGCCGCCCGGGGCCGAGTCGCTGTTCGAACCGCTCGTCCGCGACGGCGAGGTCGTCGCGACACTCGACATCGAGGCGGCCGCAGAGCGGGCCAAGGCCGACGCTCGGCGGGTCGGGTTCGGTCGGGCGGAATGA
- the rio1 gene encoding serine/threonine-protein kinase Rio1, with translation MSEEYGLLEPAEGVDGDEWDDIDVADTDADRIARRQDRAFLEFRKRIKNTEQFKVEASVFDDATLGALYKLVQDGHVDAFGGPISTGKEANVYTALAPDGEVAVKVYRINASDFQHMREYLDGDPRFEGIGSDKKKVVVAWTKKEFANLERARAAGVRVPRPIAMERNVLVMEYLGGETQRAKRLSEVDVENPETAFEVVREYMRRLYAAGLIHGDLSEYNLVVHGGELCLLDLGQAVTVHHPNSREFLERDCHNVAAFFGRQGFDVDADALLGWVTEPSPDPSGDGTPEG, from the coding sequence ATGAGCGAGGAGTACGGCCTGCTCGAACCCGCCGAGGGGGTCGACGGCGACGAGTGGGACGACATCGACGTCGCCGACACGGACGCCGACCGCATCGCCCGCCGGCAGGATCGGGCGTTCCTCGAGTTCCGAAAACGGATCAAAAACACCGAACAGTTCAAAGTCGAGGCGTCGGTCTTCGACGACGCGACGCTGGGGGCGCTGTACAAACTCGTCCAGGACGGCCACGTCGACGCGTTCGGGGGTCCGATCTCGACGGGCAAGGAAGCGAACGTCTACACGGCGTTGGCCCCCGACGGCGAGGTCGCGGTGAAGGTGTATCGGATCAACGCCTCCGATTTTCAGCATATGCGGGAGTACCTCGACGGGGATCCCCGATTCGAGGGGATCGGCTCGGACAAAAAGAAGGTCGTCGTCGCGTGGACGAAAAAGGAGTTCGCGAACCTCGAACGGGCGCGGGCGGCCGGCGTCAGGGTGCCGCGACCGATCGCGATGGAGCGAAACGTCCTCGTGATGGAGTACCTCGGCGGGGAGACCCAACGCGCAAAACGGCTCAGCGAGGTCGACGTCGAGAACCCCGAGACGGCGTTCGAGGTCGTCCGCGAGTATATGCGCCGCCTCTACGCCGCCGGGTTGATCCACGGCGACCTCTCGGAGTACAACCTCGTCGTCCACGGGGGCGAACTCTGCCTGCTCGATTTGGGGCAGGCGGTCACGGTCCATCACCCGAACAGCCGGGAGTTCCTCGAACGGGACTGTCACAACGTCGCTGCCTTCTTCGGCCGACAAGGGTTCGACGTCGACGCGGACGCCCTCCTCGGGTGGGTCACCGAACCGAGCCCCGATCCGTCCGGGGACGGAACCCCGGAAGGGTAG
- the citZ gene encoding citrate synthase yields the protein MTEELKKGLEGVLVAESSLSFIDGDAGELVYRGYTIDDLARNASFEEVLYLLWHGELPTTEDLSAFEASMAEERGLDDGAHRLVRELAEADEKPMAALRTIVSNLSAYDPDVGSEPTDEAANLRKGRRITAKIPTALAAFSRIRDGDDPIAPREDLDHASNFLYMLNGEEPDDVLAETFDMALVLHADHGLNASTFSATVTASTLSDLHASVTSAVGTLSGSLHGGANQDVMEALLELDDSGKDPIEWVEDRLDAGDRVPGFGHRVYDVKDPRARILSAESEALGEAAGTPHWHDYSVAIEEYLTEKNGLAPNVDFYSASTYYQMGIPVDIYTPIFAMSRVGGWIAHVLEQYDDNRLIRPRARYVGPTDLSVTPRAER from the coding sequence ATGACCGAGGAGCTAAAAAAAGGGTTGGAGGGCGTTTTGGTCGCGGAATCGTCGTTGAGCTTCATCGACGGCGACGCCGGAGAGTTGGTGTATCGTGGGTATACGATCGACGATCTCGCCCGGAACGCGAGCTTCGAGGAGGTTCTGTATCTGCTTTGGCACGGCGAGTTGCCGACCACCGAGGATCTCTCGGCGTTCGAGGCGTCGATGGCCGAGGAGCGCGGCCTCGACGACGGCGCCCACCGGCTCGTCCGCGAACTCGCCGAGGCCGACGAGAAACCGATGGCGGCGCTTCGGACCATCGTCTCGAACCTCTCGGCGTACGATCCCGACGTCGGGTCGGAGCCGACCGACGAGGCGGCAAACCTCCGGAAGGGCCGCCGGATCACGGCCAAGATCCCGACCGCGCTGGCGGCCTTCTCGCGGATCCGCGACGGCGACGATCCGATCGCGCCCCGCGAGGACCTCGATCACGCGAGCAACTTCCTGTACATGCTCAACGGCGAGGAACCGGACGACGTCCTCGCTGAGACGTTCGACATGGCGCTCGTGCTCCACGCCGACCACGGCCTGAACGCCTCGACGTTCTCGGCGACGGTGACTGCTTCGACGTTGTCGGACCTCCACGCCTCCGTCACCTCGGCGGTCGGGACGCTCTCGGGCAGCCTTCACGGCGGCGCCAACCAGGACGTGATGGAAGCGCTGCTCGAACTCGACGACTCCGGGAAGGACCCCATCGAGTGGGTCGAGGACCGCCTCGACGCGGGCGACCGCGTTCCCGGCTTCGGCCACCGCGTCTACGACGTCAAAGACCCGCGCGCGAGGATCCTCTCTGCCGAGTCGGAGGCGCTCGGCGAGGCCGCGGGGACGCCACACTGGCACGACTACTCGGTCGCGATCGAGGAGTACCTCACAGAAAAGAACGGCCTCGCACCGAACGTCGATTTCTACTCAGCGTCGACGTACTACCAGATGGGCATCCCTGTCGACATCTACACGCCCATCTTCGCGATGAGCCGCGTCGGCGGCTGGATCGCCCACGTCCTCGAGCAGTACGACGACAACCGTCTCATCCGGCCACGCGCCCGCTACGTCGGCCCCACGGACTTGTCGGTCACGCCGAGAGCCGAACGATAG
- a CDS encoding succinylglutamate desuccinylase/aspartoacylase family protein — MTTLGTATASPGEADIGRLPVGEARDGSDVGLPVAVINGRRDGKTLFVQAVSDGDELNGLGVIRRVVPQLDPDEIAGEILIVGIANYYGFLVGEHRNPIDDTKLNRTFPGNESGTASERIAAAIFEAVTRSDLALDLHQGSTSCMINETRVRCGSRHRLHRDCLELAKVFGCGYILDLKGPDGQLARAGPDEGVPTIDPELGGAVGWDETSIQKGVKGVFNVLYHYGFLDGEVTTAPQTRASNFEQYGSPAGGLVSFEFDLGDDVERGDTIFTVTDPFGTVKADVTADSDGIFWRHRRLPQVATGEYVCSVGTTIDEY, encoded by the coding sequence ATGACGACCCTCGGTACCGCGACCGCATCGCCCGGTGAGGCAGACATCGGGCGTCTTCCGGTCGGCGAAGCACGCGATGGCTCCGACGTCGGACTTCCAGTTGCGGTTATCAACGGCCGCCGCGACGGCAAGACGCTGTTTGTACAAGCGGTCTCGGACGGCGATGAACTCAACGGGCTGGGGGTTATCCGCCGCGTCGTGCCGCAACTCGACCCCGACGAGATCGCCGGCGAGATCCTGATCGTCGGCATCGCCAACTACTATGGCTTCCTCGTCGGCGAGCACCGAAACCCGATCGACGACACCAAACTCAACCGGACGTTCCCGGGCAACGAGTCGGGGACGGCCTCCGAGCGAATCGCCGCCGCGATCTTCGAGGCCGTGACGCGTTCGGACCTCGCGTTGGACCTCCATCAGGGATCGACGTCGTGTATGATAAACGAGACCCGGGTCCGGTGTGGCAGCAGACACCGGCTTCACCGCGACTGTCTCGAGCTCGCGAAGGTGTTCGGCTGCGGATACATTCTCGATCTGAAAGGTCCGGACGGGCAGCTCGCGCGCGCCGGTCCCGACGAGGGCGTCCCGACGATCGATCCCGAGCTCGGCGGCGCTGTCGGGTGGGACGAGACGTCCATCCAAAAGGGCGTAAAGGGCGTATTCAACGTCCTCTATCATTACGGCTTTCTCGACGGCGAGGTCACGACCGCACCGCAGACCCGCGCGTCCAACTTCGAGCAGTACGGCTCCCCCGCCGGTGGCCTCGTGAGCTTCGAATTCGACCTCGGCGATGACGTCGAGCGCGGCGACACGATCTTCACCGTCACCGACCCGTTCGGCACGGTCAAAGCGGACGTGACTGCCGACTCGGACGGTATTTTCTGGCGCCACCGGCGCCTTCCGCAGGTCGCGACCGGCGAGTACGTCTGCTCGGTGGGAACGACCATCGACGAGTACTGA
- a CDS encoding tRNA(Ile)(2)-agmatinylcytidine synthase, producing the protein MTVLGIDDTDSRERGMCTTYVADTVARRLERRGATIDRVLLIRCNPAVEHKTRGNAALAVHTNASVETAFETAHSAVEEAAEIGDDRTNPGVVVAPGAPDRVPEAIAGFARDAVEDHLTREAARRLADRAGYRRHGWKNGRGVIGALAAVGAWRALEEWTYERIAYREPSRWGTDRVVDPDSVFEAADAHYPTVWDTVDRATGEVVCVPRTPGPILYGVRGDDPAACRAVATGIESEPPDRARTFRANQGTDGHLRDGTIEGVRDGYAYRLDGRVLDAPETRRGGHVFVSLGDDRGTIDCVAFEPTKRFRDRVRALRVGDRITVCGEVSNGTVKLEKFAARELVRTELATPTCPKCDRTMESAGSGQGYRCRDCGTSEAGKVEQPIERGLETGWYEVPPRARRHIAKPLVRGGFDGAVHPER; encoded by the coding sequence GTGACGGTCCTCGGCATCGACGACACGGATTCCCGCGAACGGGGGATGTGCACGACGTACGTCGCCGATACGGTGGCGCGGCGCCTCGAACGCCGCGGCGCGACCATCGATCGGGTCCTGTTGATCAGATGCAACCCCGCTGTCGAGCACAAGACTCGGGGGAATGCGGCGCTCGCGGTTCACACCAACGCGTCGGTCGAAACGGCATTCGAGACCGCACACAGCGCTGTCGAGGAGGCTGCCGAGATCGGTGACGACCGAACCAATCCGGGCGTGGTCGTCGCTCCCGGCGCTCCGGATCGCGTTCCGGAGGCGATCGCCGGGTTCGCCCGCGACGCGGTCGAGGACCATCTCACCCGGGAGGCCGCGCGGCGACTGGCCGACCGGGCCGGGTACCGACGCCACGGCTGGAAGAACGGACGCGGGGTCATCGGCGCGCTCGCCGCTGTCGGGGCGTGGCGAGCGCTCGAGGAGTGGACCTACGAACGGATCGCCTATCGGGAGCCGTCGCGGTGGGGAACTGACCGGGTCGTCGATCCCGACAGCGTCTTCGAGGCTGCCGATGCCCACTATCCGACGGTCTGGGACACCGTCGACCGTGCCACCGGCGAGGTCGTCTGTGTCCCGCGGACGCCGGGACCGATCCTGTACGGTGTCCGTGGAGACGACCCGGCGGCGTGTCGGGCCGTCGCCACCGGTATCGAGAGCGAGCCGCCCGACCGCGCCAGGACGTTTCGCGCAAATCAGGGGACCGACGGTCACCTGCGAGACGGGACGATCGAGGGCGTCCGCGACGGGTACGCCTACCGGCTCGACGGGCGCGTTCTCGACGCCCCCGAAACGCGCCGCGGCGGGCACGTCTTTGTTTCGCTCGGCGACGACCGCGGGACGATCGACTGCGTCGCCTTCGAGCCGACCAAGCGGTTCCGCGATCGCGTTCGGGCTCTCCGCGTCGGTGATCGGATCACCGTCTGCGGCGAGGTGAGCAACGGGACAGTGAAACTCGAGAAGTTCGCCGCTCGCGAACTCGTTAGGACCGAACTGGCGACGCCGACCTGCCCCAAGTGCGACCGGACGATGGAGTCGGCGGGCAGCGGACAGGGCTATCGCTGTCGGGACTGTGGAACCTCGGAGGCGGGGAAGGTCGAGCAGCCGATCGAGCGAGGCCTCGAAACCGGCTGGTACGAGGTCCCCCCGCGGGCGCGGCGACACATCGCCAAACCGCTCGTCAGGGGCGGATTCGACGGGGCGGTACACCCGGAGCGGTAG
- a CDS encoding transcriptional regulator, translating to MSRSALVGNITAMLEDAGFTVSDRCAIRPKSFDIAARRGDDVLLLKVLANIDAFDGYTGAEMRRLGEYLDATPLVVGLRTRDEELDPGVVYFRHGVPVFSPDTAMDLFIEEVPPLIYAAPGGLYVNIDGDLLSEIRSEQKMSLGKLANELGVSRRTVSKYEDGMNASVEVAAELEDIFDRPLASPVEVLNGAEDVHDRVDDPEEPEADPDDAHIVTVLTRVGFDVHPTSRAPFKTVSEDESRERKMLTGHSEFTRTAEKRARIMSSVGRVTETRSVYVVDRTTRDSVDGTALIEREEFERIDDPEELENLIRDRGELEA from the coding sequence ATGTCCCGATCCGCACTGGTCGGCAATATCACCGCGATGCTCGAGGATGCCGGCTTCACGGTGAGTGACCGGTGTGCGATCCGACCGAAGAGCTTCGACATCGCGGCGCGGCGCGGCGACGACGTGCTCCTGTTGAAAGTGCTCGCGAACATCGACGCCTTCGACGGCTACACCGGTGCCGAGATGCGTCGTCTGGGGGAGTACCTCGACGCGACGCCGCTCGTCGTCGGTCTTCGGACGCGCGACGAGGAGTTAGACCCCGGCGTCGTCTACTTCAGACACGGGGTTCCGGTGTTCTCGCCCGACACGGCCATGGACCTGTTCATCGAGGAGGTGCCGCCGTTGATTTATGCGGCCCCGGGTGGACTGTACGTCAACATCGACGGCGATTTGCTCTCCGAGATCCGCTCGGAACAGAAGATGTCGCTCGGGAAGTTGGCGAACGAACTCGGCGTCTCGCGCCGGACCGTCTCGAAGTACGAGGACGGTATGAACGCGAGCGTCGAGGTCGCGGCCGAACTCGAGGACATCTTCGATCGGCCGCTTGCGAGCCCCGTCGAGGTACTAAACGGCGCCGAGGACGTCCACGACCGTGTCGACGACCCCGAGGAGCCGGAAGCCGATCCCGACGACGCCCACATCGTGACGGTGCTCACCCGCGTCGGATTCGATGTCCATCCCACGTCGCGGGCCCCGTTCAAAACAGTCAGCGAGGACGAATCGCGCGAGCGGAAGATGCTCACGGGCCACTCGGAGTTCACCAGAACGGCCGAAAAGCGCGCCCGGATCATGTCCTCGGTCGGACGGGTCACGGAGACCCGTTCAGTGTACGTCGTCGACCGCACAACGCGCGACTCGGTCGACGGGACGGCGCTCATCGAGCGCGAGGAGTTCGAACGCATCGACGACCCCGAGGAGCTCGAAAACCTGATCCGCGATCGCGGCGAACTCGAGGCCTGA
- a CDS encoding DUF58 domain-containing protein yields MAIDPDFLATLDRFDASIDRRSSALQRGEQRSTEIGEGLVFSDHRQYVPGDDTRLIDWTVYARSDELYVRQFETERNLTVHVLLDRSESMAFADRSKFEFAAKIGLGYCYLFAAEHNDFRLSTLGARHERLDSGASTTGALLPVIDRLNEVALRGQADVETALSAYAETIASRSLVVIASDCLLDPEAFESGLAALSEHDVVVVHAVAPEELSPPVDGETIFEGLETETSLRTYFSPRKQRQYRKRLSAHWDAIESAAVAQGGEYVRATTDEPFYEAFERAWIG; encoded by the coding sequence ATGGCTATCGATCCCGACTTCCTGGCGACGCTGGATCGCTTCGACGCGTCGATCGACCGCCGGAGTTCGGCGCTCCAGCGCGGCGAGCAGCGCTCGACGGAGATCGGCGAGGGGCTCGTCTTCAGCGACCACCGACAGTACGTCCCCGGGGACGACACGCGGCTCATCGACTGGACGGTGTACGCCCGGAGCGACGAACTGTACGTGAGGCAGTTCGAGACCGAGCGAAACCTCACCGTCCACGTCCTCCTCGACCGGAGCGAGTCGATGGCGTTCGCCGACCGATCGAAGTTCGAGTTCGCGGCGAAGATCGGCCTCGGCTACTGTTATCTGTTCGCCGCCGAGCACAACGACTTCAGGCTCTCGACGCTCGGTGCCCGCCACGAGCGTCTCGACTCGGGTGCGTCGACGACCGGGGCGTTGCTTCCGGTGATCGATCGGCTGAACGAGGTGGCGTTGCGCGGGCAGGCCGACGTCGAGACGGCGCTCTCGGCGTACGCCGAAACGATCGCCTCCAGGTCGCTCGTGGTGATCGCGAGCGACTGTCTTCTCGACCCCGAGGCGTTCGAGTCGGGGCTTGCCGCGCTTTCGGAGCACGACGTCGTCGTCGTCCACGCCGTCGCCCCCGAGGAACTGTCGCCGCCGGTCGACGGTGAGACGATCTTCGAGGGGCTCGAAACGGAGACGAGCCTCCGGACGTATTTCAGCCCGCGAAAGCAACGGCAATACAGGAAGCGGCTGTCGGCTCACTGGGACGCCATCGAGTCGGCAGCGGTCGCACAGGGCGGCGAGTACGTCCGAGCCACGACCGACGAGCCGTTCTATGAGGCCTTCGAGCGGGCGTGGATCGGGTAG
- a CDS encoding AAA family ATPase — protein MSDHTDGNGELDIETAQAQVQRVEREIDERIVGQDAVVRQLLVCLLTDGNALLEGAPGLGKTLLIRTLAETVDLSFSRIQNTPDLMPSDITGTEVIRESGDDRVFVFQEGPVFANVVLADEINRATPKTQAALLEAMEEGQVTAGGETRALPEPFFVLATQNPIDQEGTYPLPEAQRDRFTMKITIEPPALEEELTIVDRYTGTIESAPPVETVMTGAELRAIQTLVRQVPIADDITERAVRLVADTRSADRLEYGASPRASMALVVGAKARALLDGRAYVSEDDVEAVARPVLRHRVVVDFRAERDGVTPDDVIAELL, from the coding sequence ATGAGTGATCACACGGACGGGAACGGCGAACTCGACATCGAGACGGCACAGGCGCAGGTACAGCGCGTCGAGCGGGAGATCGACGAGCGGATCGTCGGCCAGGACGCCGTCGTCAGACAGCTACTGGTCTGTCTTTTGACCGACGGCAACGCCTTGCTCGAGGGCGCGCCTGGGCTCGGCAAGACGCTCCTGATCCGGACGCTCGCCGAGACCGTCGACCTCTCCTTCTCGCGAATCCAGAACACCCCCGACCTGATGCCCTCCGACATCACCGGGACCGAGGTGATCCGCGAGTCCGGCGACGACCGCGTCTTCGTCTTCCAGGAGGGGCCGGTGTTCGCGAACGTGGTGCTGGCCGACGAGATCAACCGGGCGACGCCGAAGACACAGGCCGCCCTCTTGGAAGCGATGGAGGAAGGGCAGGTCACCGCAGGCGGGGAGACGCGGGCGCTTCCGGAGCCGTTCTTCGTCCTCGCGACGCAGAACCCGATCGATCAGGAGGGCACCTACCCGCTGCCCGAGGCCCAGCGGGACCGATTCACGATGAAGATCACGATCGAGCCGCCGGCTCTCGAGGAGGAGTTGACGATCGTCGATCGCTACACCGGGACGATCGAGTCCGCGCCGCCGGTCGAGACGGTCATGACCGGCGCGGAGCTGCGGGCGATCCAGACGCTCGTCAGACAGGTGCCGATCGCCGACGACATCACGGAGCGGGCGGTCAGGCTCGTCGCCGACACCAGATCGGCCGACCGACTCGAATACGGCGCCAGTCCGCGGGCGAGCATGGCGCTCGTCGTCGGCGCGAAGGCGCGCGCGCTGCTCGACGGGCGGGCCTACGTCAGCGAGGACGACGTCGAGGCCGTCGCTCGGCCCGTGTTGCGCCACCGCGTCGTCGTCGACTTCCGCGCCGAGCGCGACGGCGTAACGCCGGACGACGTGATCGCGGAGTTGCTCTGA
- a CDS encoding DUF7502 family protein, translating to MSEPQQQAINSDRGPHPREELLAAVSEIDREAKKAAFLQAALDAMLVFVLVRLALRLTPVGGSWGTLVSVPLPGGIAGALGGVGIVFPDPVPVSAAGVAAVLTAVSWFVADAFLRHDRLGVERFESDNPVVDEALRTARDTAKSDADNPVATALYRDVLGRLKDTSSRAFLQRRQLVAVVAGIALVSAATVGVAGLGLSSIGAGGDADVGAVGGAGGGAGGGAGGESSGSGGGADLLGEAGEVERGTDDRSLQLRGEGEGGAGGGGDYSGGSFEADPGSVEASRAAFSEEERPEEAELVRAYTERIRGGDADE from the coding sequence ATGAGTGAACCCCAACAACAGGCAATCAATTCCGACCGCGGGCCACACCCCCGCGAGGAGCTGCTCGCGGCCGTCTCCGAGATCGACCGGGAGGCCAAGAAGGCGGCGTTCCTGCAGGCCGCCCTCGACGCGATGTTGGTCTTCGTCCTCGTCCGGCTGGCGCTCCGGCTCACCCCGGTCGGGGGCAGTTGGGGGACGCTCGTCTCGGTGCCGTTGCCGGGCGGCATCGCCGGCGCGCTCGGCGGGGTCGGCATCGTCTTCCCCGATCCCGTCCCCGTCTCGGCGGCCGGCGTCGCGGCTGTCCTGACCGCGGTGTCGTGGTTCGTCGCCGACGCCTTCCTCCGGCACGATCGACTCGGCGTCGAGCGGTTCGAGTCGGACAACCCGGTCGTCGATGAGGCGCTCCGGACGGCCAGGGATACCGCCAAATCCGACGCCGACAACCCCGTAGCGACGGCGCTCTATCGGGACGTGCTCGGGCGGCTGAAAGACACCTCCAGCCGGGCGTTCCTGCAGCGTCGGCAACTCGTCGCCGTCGTGGCCGGCATCGCGCTCGTCAGCGCCGCGACCGTCGGCGTGGCGGGACTGGGGCTGTCGTCGATCGGTGCCGGCGGCGACGCGGACGTGGGGGCGGTCGGGGGTGCCGGCGGCGGCGCTGGCGGCGGTGCGGGCGGCGAGTCGTCCGGCTCGGGCGGGGGGGCGGACCTCCTCGGCGAGGCGGGCGAGGTCGAGCGCGGCACGGACGATCGGTCGCTCCAGCTCCGCGGTGAGGGCGAGGGAGGGGCCGGCGGGGGCGGCGACTACAGCGGCGGCTCCTTCGAGGCCGACCCGGGAAGCGTCGAGGCTTCCCGCGCGGCGTTCAGCGAGGAGGAGCGCCCCGAGGAGGCCGAACTCGTGCGGGCCTACACCGAGCGGATCCGAGGCGGGGACGCCGATGAGTGA